The following coding sequences lie in one Amycolatopsis cihanbeyliensis genomic window:
- a CDS encoding AAA family ATPase, which produces MLTTLAIQNYRSLRDLVLPLSRLTVVVGANGTGKSSLYRALRLLADAGRNGAVAALAREGGLPSTLWAGPEVHGRAVREGRAPVQPLRRNKPVGLRLGYAGDEFGYALDFGLPIPEDTAFHLDPEYKRECVWHGPVLRESTLIADRAGSRVRTRDESGGWAEGGHRIALTDSVLSEFADPRLCPELLIVRERIRSWRFYDHFRTDTDAPARQSRVGTRTWVLDHDGGDLAAALRTIQESGSAESLAAAVEDAFPRSRVEIVASDGRFELRFHQHGLLRPLNAAELSDGTLRYLLWVAALL; this is translated from the coding sequence ATGCTGACCACGCTGGCGATTCAGAACTATCGCTCGCTGCGGGACCTGGTGCTGCCACTGTCCAGGCTTACCGTGGTGGTCGGCGCCAACGGCACCGGCAAGTCCAGCCTCTACCGCGCGCTGCGCTTGCTGGCCGACGCGGGGCGCAACGGTGCTGTCGCGGCGCTCGCCAGGGAGGGCGGCCTGCCGTCCACGCTGTGGGCAGGGCCGGAGGTGCACGGGCGTGCGGTGCGGGAAGGGCGTGCACCGGTGCAGCCGCTCCGGCGGAACAAGCCGGTCGGCCTTCGGCTCGGTTACGCCGGTGACGAGTTCGGCTACGCGCTGGACTTCGGTCTGCCGATTCCGGAAGACACGGCGTTCCACCTGGATCCCGAGTACAAACGGGAATGCGTCTGGCACGGCCCGGTCCTGCGCGAGTCCACCCTGATCGCCGACCGGGCCGGGAGCAGGGTGCGTACCCGGGATGAGTCCGGTGGCTGGGCGGAAGGCGGTCATCGGATCGCCCTCACCGACAGCGTGCTCAGCGAGTTCGCCGATCCGCGACTGTGCCCGGAACTGCTGATCGTGCGTGAGCGAATCCGCTCGTGGCGTTTCTACGACCATTTCCGCACCGATACCGACGCACCCGCCCGGCAGAGCCGGGTCGGTACGCGGACCTGGGTACTCGACCACGACGGCGGCGACCTGGCCGCCGCGCTGCGCACGATTCAAGAGTCGGGTTCCGCCGAAAGCCTGGCGGCCGCGGTCGAGGACGCCTTTCCTCGTTCCCGGGTCGAGATCGTCGCTTCCGATGGGCGGTTCGAGTTGCGGTTTCATCAGCACGGCCTGCTTCGGCCGTTGAACGCCGCCGAACTGTCCGACGGTACTCTGCGTTACCTACTGTGGGTGGCCGCGCTGCTCA
- a CDS encoding cytochrome P450, with protein sequence MTVSQESVLMASDLPFELRMCPHLRPVREGSPVRRIRTPAGDEAWLVTGHAEVRDLLRDTRLGRSHPAPDARAQYARHPTYDQVTSDDHRAADDMHAGLRAVMKPYFTTRRMLELEPRVEAFVGERVERMIAAGPPADLRESLSAPLLRQVFTELLGVPAADRERCAELMRQAGAGDPAGFIGYLGELVARRDEAAADGMVAGLCAAGLPDEQVVQVSLLVQLAGYGATLKQIDYGVLLLAHNPEQRAAVLGGPERTTWAVEEILRLSGSLSLPRYAREDIEVGGVTIGADDLVLLDLTLGNFDEQAFEDPRRFDIERSPNRHLTFSHGAWTCLGAPLARLILRATFAGLFGELPGLTPATPLVDAGEPGAPLSGGLPERLLVTW encoded by the coding sequence ATGACGGTGTCCCAGGAGAGCGTGCTCATGGCGTCCGACCTGCCGTTCGAGCTGCGCATGTGCCCACATCTGCGGCCGGTGCGGGAAGGATCGCCGGTGCGGAGGATACGTACGCCTGCGGGCGACGAGGCGTGGCTGGTCACCGGGCACGCCGAGGTGCGGGATCTGCTGCGGGACACCCGGCTCGGCCGGTCGCATCCCGCCCCGGACGCTCGCGCGCAGTACGCCCGGCATCCGACCTACGACCAGGTGACCAGCGACGACCACCGGGCCGCCGACGACATGCATGCCGGGCTGCGCGCGGTGATGAAACCGTACTTCACCACGCGGCGCATGCTCGAGCTGGAACCTCGGGTCGAGGCGTTCGTCGGCGAGCGGGTGGAGCGGATGATCGCGGCCGGCCCGCCCGCGGATCTGCGGGAGAGCCTCTCGGCGCCGCTGCTCCGGCAGGTGTTCACCGAGTTGCTCGGCGTGCCCGCGGCGGACCGGGAACGTTGTGCCGAGCTGATGCGGCAGGCGGGCGCGGGCGACCCGGCGGGCTTCATCGGGTACCTCGGCGAGCTGGTGGCCCGCCGGGACGAGGCCGCAGCGGACGGCATGGTCGCCGGGCTGTGCGCGGCCGGACTCCCCGACGAGCAGGTGGTCCAGGTGTCCCTGCTGGTGCAGCTTGCCGGGTACGGCGCCACCCTGAAGCAGATCGACTACGGGGTCCTGCTGCTGGCGCACAATCCGGAGCAGCGGGCAGCGGTACTGGGCGGCCCCGAGCGGACGACGTGGGCGGTGGAGGAGATCCTCCGCCTGTCCGGCAGCCTCAGCCTGCCCCGCTACGCGCGCGAGGACATCGAGGTCGGCGGGGTGACGATCGGCGCGGACGATCTCGTGCTGCTCGACCTGACCCTCGGGAACTTCGACGAGCAGGCCTTCGAGGACCCGCGCCGGTTCGATATCGAGCGTTCCCCCAACCGGCACCTGACGTTCAGTCACGGCGCGTGGACCTGCCTCGGTGCCCCCCTGGCACGGCTGATTCTCCGCGCCACCTTCGCCGGGCTGTTCGGCGAGCTGCCCGGCCTCACCCCGGCGACCCCGCTGGTGGACGCGGGTGAACCGGGCGCCCCGCTGTCCGGCGGGCTGCCGGAGCGGCTGCTGGTCACCTGGTAG
- a CDS encoding ferredoxin: MRIIVDTDRCVGAGQCALLAPRFFDQDEDGIVTVLADRPAESARTEVSEAADLCPSAAITIHED; this comes from the coding sequence ATGCGCATCATCGTGGACACCGATCGTTGCGTCGGCGCGGGCCAATGCGCGCTGCTGGCACCGCGGTTCTTCGACCAGGACGAGGACGGGATCGTCACGGTGCTCGCCGACCGGCCCGCGGAGTCCGCGCGCACCGAGGTGTCCGAGGCCGCTGACCTCTGCCCTTCCGCCGCGATCACCATTCACGAGGACTGA
- a CDS encoding cytochrome P450 — MTDVRSNVVDFPLRRRGEPFPPGEYAGMREREGLVRAHLPSGQPVWLVSRHEDVRALLTDPRISADPTNEGFPKVARTGGVPTQEEIPGWFVGLDPPDHDRFRKVLIPEFSVPRVRKWRPTIQATVDECVDELLARDGAADLVADFALPVPSRIICTILGVPYADRDFFESRTRTLVNLADTTEAERAEAVRQLLRHINRLIAIKRKWPADDLISRVLDTGVISQEEMSGVVMLLLIAGHETTANNIALGVVTLLSNPQWIGDDRIVDELVRFHSVADLVAMRTAVADIEIGGQLIRAGEGVMPLIAAANHDSCAFERPQEFDPARSARGHVGFGFGVHQCLGQNLVRAEMDCVYRTLFERVPDLRLTRPVEELPFKYDGTLFGLHSLPVGW, encoded by the coding sequence ATGACGGACGTCCGCTCGAACGTGGTGGATTTTCCGCTGCGCCGGCGCGGCGAACCCTTCCCCCCGGGGGAGTACGCCGGGATGCGCGAGCGGGAGGGCCTGGTTCGCGCGCACCTGCCCAGTGGCCAGCCGGTCTGGCTGGTGTCCCGGCACGAGGATGTCCGTGCCCTGCTCACCGATCCGCGGATCAGTGCCGACCCGACGAACGAGGGCTTCCCGAAGGTCGCCAGGACCGGCGGGGTGCCGACGCAGGAGGAGATCCCCGGCTGGTTCGTCGGTCTGGACCCACCCGACCACGACCGGTTCCGCAAGGTGCTCATCCCGGAGTTCTCGGTGCCGCGGGTGAGGAAGTGGCGCCCGACCATCCAGGCAACCGTGGACGAGTGCGTCGACGAACTGCTGGCGAGGGACGGGGCGGCGGACCTGGTGGCCGACTTCGCGCTGCCCGTACCGTCCCGGATCATCTGCACGATCCTCGGGGTGCCGTACGCGGACAGGGACTTCTTCGAGTCACGGACGCGGACCCTGGTCAACCTCGCGGACACGACCGAGGCCGAGCGGGCGGAGGCCGTCCGGCAGTTGCTGCGGCATATCAACCGGCTGATCGCGATCAAGCGCAAGTGGCCCGCCGACGACCTGATCAGCCGCGTCCTGGACACCGGGGTGATCAGCCAGGAGGAAATGTCCGGGGTGGTCATGCTGCTGCTGATCGCGGGCCACGAGACCACCGCGAACAACATCGCGCTCGGGGTGGTGACACTGCTGTCCAATCCACAGTGGATCGGCGACGACCGGATCGTGGACGAGCTGGTGCGGTTCCACTCGGTCGCCGACCTGGTGGCCATGCGCACGGCGGTGGCGGACATCGAGATCGGCGGTCAGCTCATCCGCGCGGGCGAGGGTGTGATGCCGCTGATCGCCGCGGCCAACCACGACTCCTGCGCGTTCGAGCGCCCGCAGGAGTTCGACCCGGCCCGCTCGGCACGCGGTCACGTCGGCTTCGGCTTCGGCGTGCACCAGTGCCTCGGCCAGAACCTGGTGCGCGCCGAGATGGACTGTGTCTACCGCACCCTGTTCGAGCGGGTACCGGACCTGCGTCTGACCCGGCCGGTCGAGGAACTGCCGTTCAAGTACGACGGCACCTTGTTCGGGCTGCATTCCCTTCCGGTCGGCTGGTAG
- a CDS encoding type I polyketide synthase, which yields MSATPGQGPTDTIGYLRAAVSRLAGMAPDTVPAGVPLRELGVDSAGMTRLAEDLSAWLGRPVPGWAVWQHPTVTALASFLAGEGDPAPAAPVRARPAAAGPVAVVGMGCRLPGGIDSPAALWEGLLSGTDAVGPVPEDRWDVESWFDEDSGTPGKTTTRRGGFLDDVAGFDAAFFRIAPAEADRMDPQQRVALEVAWSALEDAGVPPDRLAGSSTGVFLGAMWQEYHLATGADPAAIGSQSAVGWDTSIVPARISYALGLRGPVMSVGTACSSSLSALHLAAHSLRRGESDLALAGGVSLMLHPHTTVAMTKFGGLNPEGQCRAFDADAAGYVRGEGCGVVVLRRLADALREGDRIYAVLRGSAVNNDGASNGLTAPNPRAQVEVLRSAWHEAAVPPRQVSYVEAHGAGTPLGDGIEAGALGEVFAPDRTEPLRIGSVKTNFGHLEPAAGVLGVLKTALSLHHGELPASLHCERPNPDIDFAGQRLAVVTAREGWPEGPRYAGVSGFGFGGTNVHLALEQAPYRRRRLVALAADTEPGLRARVAEFLREPDQGTDPPPRGAGPYRAFAAVDRVAELDTALRRARRPAEPGSRPRVAFCFSGHGSQWAGMGRDLLAEPAFRAALEEADRAVAEVLGWSVLAELLAEDAALDRTEVIQPVLFAVQVALARTLKAWGIAPDVVFGQSVGEVAAAVTAGAFSLAEGARIIGVWSGLVAERASGTGTVLLCEVTEADAARFAGDRLTVAGRLAPDRTCLSGPHEDVDAVERELAGAGVRTQRVAIDYPSHGAGLAALRPELIRRLGELRPAATAVPFVSTVTAGPLPGEELGAEYWAQNMCLPMRLDEALRPVTGDEPTRIVEIAPHPVLGGPLARTVGARARPARTEVTATCRRDRPARQSLEDLAGLLWTDGVEVDWAAVGGGTDSGGRTLPWVLSARTPAALRDQAAALRGHLTARPELTPADVGYTLATARAGLEQRAVLLAGGRTGFLDGLAALAGGQETPGLVTGGTVLGTADAGPVLVFPGQGTQWCGMARELLASAPAFAERFAECARALEPFVDFSPAEALAEEDALARVEVVQPVLWAVMVSLAGLWFAHGLRPAAVVGHSQGEIAAACVAGALSLEDGARVVALRSGLVARELAGRGGMVSVAAARERVLGYLEGLDGRLALAAENGAAATVVSGDPGALERLAARCAEDDVRTRRIPVDYASHSEQVGAIRAELLELLAPVRPRPAALTFHSTVTGEPLDTGALDAGYWYRNLRGTVEFRAAIERLTAAGHRLFVEASPHPVLTMGIEETTAVAVGSLRRDDGGPDRFQTSLAEAYVRGAEIDWRAALPPARRVDLPTYRFQHQRHWLDTGKPVPGEIDRPDEAELWAAVDRGDLDAVRSTLDLGAGGTLADLVPALAAWRRRGRDESVIRDWWYEITWTRLAEGAGPETTGTWLVLVPEREELAEPVLRGLAGRGLTPVTVRHDPGAGPDELARSCAAAAGAHRLSGVLSLLALEPDPHPERPAVPGGYAATLSAIQALGTAGVTAPLWCVTSGAVRAGPADHTVNPEQRLVWGLGRVAALEHSGRWGGLIDLPATPDEYTWRLLVAALHRGDGEDQLAIRADRTLARRLRRARVPAATGWRPRGTVLITGGTGALGAHVARWAAARGADRIVLAGRRGADAPGAAELAAELRAGGVQVLVEACDVAERAQVRDLLDRIDAAACLTTVIHAAAVLDDALLDALDQDQVEHALRVKALGARHLHELTAGIDLDAFVLFSSFGATVGLPGQGNYAPANAYLDALAELRHAEGLPATAVSWGAWAGEGMGRTAVRGVLERHGVPGIAPQRAVLALGRAIEGGRACQTIADVRWDRFLAAFTAVRPSALVADLPEVRRAGVGAESEVEQHGLHHRLVALPADRRREATAEVVLRHTGAVLGYRPGERPDPARAFRELGFDSVTGVDLSNRLGTETGLRLPVTLVFEHPTPDAVTDHLLAELDLDEGPRGPAAAVDAVETALTGLDPAALRATDLGRLRSALRKLDDLVGTGPGPAEQDAEEAGTAESLDDISDDDLFRFIDKKFGEDAAGISRRVT from the coding sequence ATGAGCGCGACCCCGGGCCAAGGTCCCACCGACACCATCGGGTACCTGCGTGCCGCGGTGTCCCGGCTCGCCGGGATGGCGCCGGACACGGTTCCGGCCGGTGTTCCGTTGCGGGAACTCGGCGTCGACTCCGCGGGCATGACGCGGCTTGCCGAGGACCTCTCGGCCTGGCTCGGCAGGCCGGTTCCCGGCTGGGCGGTCTGGCAGCACCCGACCGTGACGGCGCTGGCCTCCTTCCTCGCGGGCGAAGGAGATCCGGCGCCCGCCGCTCCGGTCAGGGCACGCCCCGCCGCCGCGGGACCGGTCGCCGTCGTCGGCATGGGCTGCAGGCTGCCCGGCGGCATCGACTCGCCCGCCGCGCTGTGGGAAGGGTTGCTGTCCGGTACGGACGCCGTCGGGCCGGTTCCCGAGGACCGGTGGGACGTGGAGAGCTGGTTCGACGAGGACTCGGGTACACCGGGAAAGACCACCACCCGCCGGGGCGGTTTCCTCGATGACGTCGCGGGTTTCGACGCCGCGTTCTTCCGCATCGCGCCGGCCGAGGCCGACCGGATGGATCCCCAGCAGCGGGTGGCACTCGAGGTCGCCTGGTCCGCGCTCGAGGACGCCGGGGTGCCCCCCGACCGGCTGGCAGGCAGCAGCACCGGCGTGTTCCTCGGGGCGATGTGGCAGGAGTATCACCTGGCCACCGGGGCCGACCCCGCGGCGATCGGTTCGCAGTCGGCGGTCGGCTGGGACACCTCCATCGTCCCCGCGCGGATCTCCTACGCCCTCGGGCTGCGGGGGCCGGTGATGTCCGTCGGCACCGCGTGCAGCTCCTCGCTCAGCGCGCTGCACCTGGCCGCGCACAGCCTGCGCCGCGGCGAGTCCGACCTCGCGCTCGCCGGCGGCGTCAGCCTGATGCTGCACCCGCACACCACCGTCGCGATGACCAAGTTCGGCGGGTTGAACCCGGAAGGCCAGTGCCGCGCCTTCGACGCCGACGCCGCCGGGTACGTGCGCGGCGAGGGCTGCGGGGTGGTGGTGCTGCGCAGGCTGGCCGACGCGCTGCGGGAAGGGGACCGGATCTACGCGGTGCTGCGCGGGAGCGCCGTCAACAACGACGGGGCGTCCAACGGGCTCACCGCGCCCAACCCGCGGGCGCAGGTCGAGGTGCTGCGCTCCGCATGGCACGAGGCCGCCGTACCCCCGCGACAGGTGTCCTATGTGGAGGCGCATGGGGCCGGAACGCCCCTCGGTGACGGGATCGAGGCCGGTGCGCTGGGCGAGGTGTTCGCGCCGGACCGGACCGAACCGCTGCGGATCGGCTCGGTGAAGACCAACTTCGGCCACCTCGAACCCGCCGCCGGTGTGCTCGGCGTGCTCAAGACCGCGCTGTCCCTGCACCACGGGGAACTGCCGGCGAGCCTGCACTGCGAGCGGCCGAACCCGGACATCGACTTCGCCGGGCAGCGGCTGGCGGTGGTGACCGCGCGGGAAGGCTGGCCCGAGGGACCGCGCTACGCCGGGGTCAGCGGGTTCGGGTTCGGCGGCACCAATGTCCACCTCGCGCTGGAGCAGGCACCCTACCGCAGGCGCAGGCTCGTCGCGCTGGCCGCGGACACCGAGCCCGGGCTGCGGGCACGAGTGGCGGAGTTCCTGCGGGAACCGGACCAGGGCACGGATCCGCCGCCGCGCGGGGCGGGACCGTATCGCGCCTTCGCGGCGGTGGACAGGGTGGCCGAGCTGGACACGGCGCTGCGGCGGGCCCGCCGGCCCGCCGAGCCCGGTTCCCGGCCGCGGGTGGCGTTCTGCTTCTCCGGACACGGCAGCCAGTGGGCGGGCATGGGCAGGGACCTGCTCGCCGAGCCCGCGTTCCGCGCGGCGCTGGAGGAGGCCGACCGTGCCGTGGCGGAGGTCCTCGGCTGGTCGGTGCTGGCGGAGCTGCTGGCCGAGGACGCCGCCCTCGACCGCACCGAGGTGATCCAGCCGGTGCTGTTCGCGGTCCAGGTGGCGCTGGCCCGCACCCTGAAGGCCTGGGGCATCGCGCCGGACGTGGTGTTCGGGCAGAGCGTCGGCGAGGTGGCCGCGGCCGTCACCGCCGGAGCTTTCAGCCTCGCCGAGGGCGCCCGGATCATCGGCGTCTGGTCCGGCCTGGTCGCCGAGCGCGCGAGCGGGACCGGCACCGTGCTCCTCTGCGAGGTCACCGAGGCCGACGCGGCACGGTTCGCCGGCGACCGGCTGACCGTCGCCGGGCGGCTCGCGCCCGACCGGACCTGCCTCTCCGGGCCGCACGAGGACGTCGACGCGGTGGAGCGGGAACTGGCCGGGGCCGGGGTGCGTACGCAGCGGGTCGCCATCGACTACCCCTCGCACGGCGCGGGCCTCGCCGCGCTGCGACCGGAACTGATCCGGCGGCTCGGCGAGCTGCGGCCCGCGGCGACCGCGGTACCGTTCGTCTCCACGGTCACCGCCGGACCGCTGCCGGGCGAGGAACTGGGCGCCGAGTACTGGGCGCAGAACATGTGCCTGCCGATGCGGCTGGACGAGGCGCTCCGGCCGGTCACCGGGGACGAGCCCACCCGGATCGTGGAAATCGCCCCGCACCCGGTGCTCGGCGGGCCACTGGCCCGCACCGTCGGCGCGCGCGCCCGGCCCGCCCGCACCGAGGTCACCGCGACCTGCCGGCGCGACCGCCCCGCCCGCCAGTCCCTCGAGGACCTCGCCGGTCTGCTGTGGACGGACGGGGTGGAGGTGGACTGGGCCGCGGTCGGCGGTGGCACGGACTCCGGCGGCCGGACACTGCCGTGGGTGCTGTCCGCGCGTACCCCGGCCGCGCTGCGGGACCAGGCGGCCGCCCTGCGCGGGCACCTCACGGCGCGGCCCGAACTCACCCCCGCCGACGTCGGCTACACCCTCGCGACGGCCCGGGCGGGCCTCGAGCAGCGGGCGGTGCTGCTGGCGGGCGGCCGAACCGGATTCCTGGACGGCCTCGCCGCGCTCGCCGGGGGGCAGGAGACGCCGGGACTGGTCACCGGCGGCACGGTGCTGGGCACGGCGGACGCCGGACCGGTACTGGTGTTCCCCGGGCAGGGCACGCAGTGGTGCGGCATGGCCCGCGAACTGCTCGCCTCCGCCCCCGCCTTCGCCGAACGGTTCGCCGAGTGCGCCCGGGCACTGGAGCCGTTCGTGGACTTCTCGCCCGCCGAGGCGCTCGCCGAGGAGGACGCGCTGGCCAGGGTGGAGGTGGTGCAACCCGTGCTGTGGGCGGTGATGGTGTCCCTCGCGGGGCTGTGGTTCGCGCACGGCCTGCGGCCGGCCGCCGTGGTCGGGCATTCCCAGGGCGAGATCGCCGCCGCCTGCGTGGCCGGGGCGCTGTCCCTCGAGGACGGGGCGCGGGTGGTCGCGCTGCGCAGCGGGCTCGTGGCCCGCGAACTGGCTGGCCGGGGCGGCATGGTCTCGGTCGCCGCGGCCCGCGAGCGGGTACTGGGCTACCTCGAGGGACTGGACGGCCGGCTGGCGCTGGCCGCCGAGAACGGCGCGGCTGCCACGGTGGTCTCCGGCGACCCCGGCGCACTGGAGCGGCTGGCGGCCCGGTGCGCCGAGGACGATGTGCGCACCCGGCGCATCCCGGTGGACTACGCCTCGCACTCCGAGCAGGTCGGCGCCATCCGCGCGGAACTGCTCGAACTGCTCGCGCCGGTCCGGCCGCGCCCGGCCGCGCTGACGTTCCACTCCACCGTGACCGGTGAGCCACTGGACACCGGCGCGCTGGACGCCGGCTACTGGTACCGCAACCTGCGCGGCACGGTGGAGTTCCGGGCCGCGATCGAGCGGCTGACCGCGGCGGGCCACCGGCTGTTCGTCGAGGCCAGCCCGCATCCGGTGCTCACCATGGGGATCGAGGAGACCACCGCCGTGGCGGTGGGTAGCCTGCGCAGGGACGACGGCGGCCCGGACCGGTTCCAGACCTCCCTCGCCGAGGCGTACGTCCGCGGAGCGGAGATCGACTGGCGCGCGGCCCTGCCCCCCGCGCGCCGGGTCGACCTGCCCACCTACCGGTTCCAGCACCAGCGGCACTGGCTGGACACCGGGAAGCCGGTACCCGGCGAGATCGACCGGCCGGACGAGGCCGAGCTGTGGGCGGCCGTCGACCGTGGCGACCTGGACGCCGTACGATCCACATTGGACCTCGGTGCGGGCGGGACGCTCGCGGACCTGGTGCCCGCACTGGCCGCATGGCGCAGGCGGGGCCGGGACGAGTCGGTGATCCGGGACTGGTGGTACGAGATCACCTGGACCCGGCTTGCCGAGGGCGCCGGCCCGGAAACCACCGGCACCTGGCTGGTGCTGGTTCCGGAACGAGAGGAACTCGCCGAGCCGGTGCTGCGCGGCCTTGCGGGCCGCGGCCTGACACCGGTGACCGTCCGGCACGACCCGGGCGCGGGGCCGGACGAGCTGGCCAGGTCCTGCGCGGCCGCGGCCGGGGCGCACCGGCTCAGCGGGGTGCTCTCCTTGCTGGCGCTGGAGCCCGACCCGCATCCGGAGCGGCCCGCGGTGCCCGGCGGGTACGCCGCCACCCTCAGCGCGATCCAGGCCCTCGGAACCGCCGGCGTCACCGCGCCGTTGTGGTGCGTCACCAGCGGCGCCGTACGGGCCGGGCCGGCCGACCACACCGTCAACCCGGAGCAGCGACTGGTGTGGGGGCTGGGCCGGGTGGCCGCGCTGGAGCACTCCGGCCGCTGGGGCGGCCTGATCGACCTGCCGGCCACCCCGGACGAGTACACCTGGCGCCTGCTGGTCGCCGCGCTGCACCGCGGCGACGGCGAGGACCAGCTGGCCATCCGCGCGGACCGCACGCTGGCCAGGCGGCTGCGCCGGGCGCGCGTGCCCGCGGCCACCGGCTGGCGCCCCCGCGGCACCGTGCTGATCACCGGCGGCACCGGCGCCCTCGGCGCGCACGTGGCCCGCTGGGCGGCCGCGCGCGGCGCCGACCGGATCGTGCTGGCCGGTCGCCGCGGCGCGGACGCCCCCGGGGCGGCGGAACTCGCGGCGGAGCTGCGGGCGGGTGGGGTGCAGGTACTGGTCGAGGCCTGCGACGTCGCCGAGCGGGCACAGGTGCGCGACCTGCTGGACCGGATCGACGCGGCCGCCTGCCTGACCACCGTGATCCACGCGGCCGCCGTGCTGGACGACGCCCTGCTCGACGCGCTGGACCAGGACCAGGTGGAGCACGCGTTGCGGGTCAAGGCGCTGGGCGCGCGCCACCTGCACGAGCTGACCGCCGGCATCGACCTGGACGCCTTCGTGCTGTTCTCCTCCTTCGGCGCCACGGTCGGCCTCCCCGGGCAGGGCAACTACGCGCCGGCCAACGCCTACCTGGACGCGCTCGCCGAACTGCGGCACGCCGAGGGGCTGCCCGCCACGGCGGTGTCCTGGGGCGCCTGGGCCGGCGAGGGGATGGGTCGCACGGCCGTCCGTGGCGTCCTGGAACGGCACGGCGTTCCCGGTATCGCGCCGCAGCGGGCCGTGCTGGCGCTCGGCAGGGCCATCGAGGGCGGCCGGGCCTGCCAGACCATCGCCGACGTGCGGTGGGACCGGTTCCTCGCGGCCTTCACCGCGGTGCGGCCCAGCGCGCTCGTCGCGGACCTGCCGGAGGTGCGCCGGGCCGGGGTGGGGGCCGAGAGCGAGGTGGAGCAGCACGGGCTGCACCACCGGCTGGTCGCGCTGCCGGCGGACCGGCGGCGGGAGGCCACCGCCGAGGTCGTGCTCCGGCACACCGGCGCGGTACTCGGCTACCGGCCCGGCGAGCGGCCGGACCCGGCCCGCGCCTTCCGCGAGCTCGGCTTCGACTCCGTGACCGGGGTGGACCTGAGCAACCGGCTGGGTACGGAAACCGGTCTGCGGCTGCCCGTCACGCTCGTGTTCGAGCACCCGACCCCGGACGCCGTCACCGATCACCTGCTGGCCGAACTGGACCTGGACGAGGGTCCACGCGGACCGGCCGCCGCGGTGGACGCGGTGGAGACCGCGCTGACCGGCCTCGACCCGGCCGCTCTGCGCGCCACGGACCTCGGCAGGCTGCGCTCCGCGCTACGCAAGCTGGACGACCTGGTCGGCACCGGCCCCGGCCCGGCGGAGCAGGACGCAGAGGAGGCGGGGACGGCGGAGTCGCTGGACGACATCTCCGACGACGACCTGTTCCGGTTCATCGACAAGAAGTTCGGCGAGGACGCCGCGGGCATCAGCCGGAGGGTCACGTGA